DNA sequence from the Daphnia carinata strain CSIRO-1 chromosome 8, CSIRO_AGI_Dcar_HiC_V3, whole genome shotgun sequence genome:
agaaaagaacagcGCCAAATCGAGGAGGACAGAAACCGATTGCTTCAAGACCTGCTtactcaacagcagcagctctTCGCAACCCAAAtcctccaacaacagcaagcccACGccttacaaattcaacaactcATGGCGCAAAACCAGGCACCAGTtcaagtagcagcagcagcagctccaaTTCAACAAGCAACACGTCTTccccaaagacaaatcaagcattttaaaGGAGATATTCTTGAGTGGACATCATTCTGGGAGAGCTTTAATGCCTCCATTCACTCGTCTACAATGTCGGATGTCCAAAAATTCGACTACTTAAAAGAATATCTAAAAGGGGAAGCGTACTTGTGCGTTGAAAATCTGGAACTCACCGCAGCAAactacaacattgccataGCAGAGCTAAAAAGAGTCTACGCTAAACCAAAGGCTCTTATTCAAACTCATTTATGCAAGTTTGACAACCTAGCTCCTGTCAAGACAATGGCAGACGTATCGGCGCTGAGAAAATTGCAGCTCACAGTCCAGTCTCATATTAATGCCTTGGAAACCCTCGGGGTtcgaaaagaatcatttgGAGGACTCCTTGGCacaaaactaatgaaattGCTTCCTGCAGAATTGCAGAAAGAGTGGTCGAGctctgaagaaaacgacatcaCAGACATCGCATCCCTACTGAATTTCATCAGGGATGAAGTTGACGCAGCGGAGAGGTACAGCCGATGGAAATCGGAAACCACAAAAACGCCACAACAGTCAACATCGCCAAGTCCAGCGAAACCAATACACGCTGCCACAGCATCACAGCTGGCGATTGGAGCCAGATCACAACCAGCTCCACACACCAGCAAAAACTCCAGACAATTTGTGCCACCGTCAAACACACCTTTTAGGAGACAGGACAATTTTATCATGCGAGAATGCACAAGACCATGCATTTTCTGCGGGGAAGTTCACTACCCCACGGTTTGTCCAGTgaacctaaaagaaaaaaaggccatcatcGCTAAGCTGAAAAGGTGCGTCAGATGCTTCAGTGCAAACCACGAAACTCTGAACTGCACCACAAACTACACTTGCAAACATTGCCAAGCCATTCATCACACGGCTCTCTGCGACAAAAAGCAGACACGTTTTGCGCACCAAACTGTTAATGGCAACAGCGCCATCACAAATGTTACGGCGTCTGCTGCAAGCGCAAACACCCCAGGCAATCTCGTGGTGAAGACAGCTACAGTAAATGTAGTAGGcccaaatggcaaacaaacaagagccattttatttatagacgACGGCAGCCATAGATCTTGGGTCACAAGATCTATATCAAAATTGTTGGATCTTAAAGTGGTAGCAGTGGAAAACATCGGTACCAGAGTTTTCAAGCAACGAAAACCAAATCCAGTGGAGAAGACCAATTCAGTCGAGCTGACATTTAGGGGCACTTGGCATGGTGCCCCACTCGTCAAAATTACAGCACTAGAAACGGACTACATTGGAGACACTGGTCCATATGCCCACACAACATTCGCACAAAAATTGTGGCTGGACAACGAAAGAATGGCTGACGACAGGTTCGAGACAAACAGCCAGGAAAAAGATGTCGGGATTTTAATAGGAGTCGACCAGATGTTTGAAATCATCCCTAACGAAGCAGCTATCCAAAGCCCGTGTGGCCTAAGGGCCTACAACACAAAGCTTGGGCGGATGATAGTTGGAccttctaaagaaaaaaattcgaaaaaaggcaaagcatTGATCCAGCAAATGCTGCAATGCAGTAGTTTCTCAGCCCAATCAGTAGCTTCATATGCAGCCGGCTGCCTTAATTCAAACTACACTTTTACAACTCTtccagaagaaaaggagaaaacgccggatgtaaaggagaaaaaggaatcTTCATCTCCCCACCCGACCTCTATAGAAGAAATTTCCATAGAGAACTccattattaaaaaagaaaaaaagaagattgtaaaagaagaattaaagcGGCAGACGGACTTTGACCTATCCTTGTTTTGGAAGCTAGAACACTTTGCCATTTTAGACGATTGTGATGCAGTGGAGCCAGACGATCCTCTAGGCTCCTTTGGAGACAAAATCACCCGTCAAGAAGATGGGCGATACTGCACCCCAATCCCATGGAAAACGGATAAGTGGAGGTTGGAGAAAAATTTCCTGATGGCTAAAGGAAGACTGGAGAGTCTTTTAAACAGACTCAAGAAAACGCCAGCGCTTCTATCGGCTTACCACCAGGAGATCGAGCAACTCAGAGTCCAAAACTTCGTAGAAAAGGCAGACCTAAACTACGATGGACTCCACACTTATCTGCCACATCATCCTGTCATCCGACAGGATAAAACTACAACAAAAATCCGACCGGTCTTTGATGGAGCGGCTAAGTCCAAATTTGGACCAAGCCTCAACGACGTCCTAGAAACCGGTCCAAACCTGAATCCTGACCTGCTAGCCGTTCTAATGCGATTCCGATTAAATCGGATCGCATGGAtagcagatattgaaaaagcttttttaaacatcgccCTGCATCCTGAAGACTCAGAAGCAGTACGATTCCTGTGGGTAACGGAACCAGAAACATCTGGCTCCCCTTTAGTTGCTTACAAATGGAAGCGAGTTCCATTTGGACTCAGTTCCAGCCCATTCTTGCTTAGAGTTACCCTCAACAAGCATTTGGATGGAATGGAGCCACTGTACTCCACTACAGTAAAACAgc
Encoded proteins:
- the LOC130704107 gene encoding uncharacterized protein LOC130704107, translated to MEKIKGYKDLTMTAELDNDIATDTELLKQRYQKFIKASDQVRWALQNTNATEEQIEQDYSTVAEVEEEMSSILAFRKEQRQIEEDRNRLLQDLLTQQQQLFATQILQQQQAHALQIQQLMAQNQAPVQVAAAAAPIQQATRLPQRQIKHFKGDILEWTSFWESFNASIHSSTMSDVQKFDYLKEYLKGEAYLCVENLELTAANYNIAIAELKRVYAKPKALIQTHLCKFDNLAPVKTMADVSALRKLQLTVQSHINALETLGVRKESFGGLLGTKLMKLLPAELQKEWSSSEENDITDIASLLNFIRDEVDAAERYSRWKSETTKTPQQSTSPSPAKPIHAATASQLAIGARSQPAPHTSKNSRQFVPPSNTPFRRQDNFIMRECTRPCIFCGEVHYPTVCPVNLKEKKAIIAKLKRCVRCFSANHETLNCTTNYTCKHCQAIHHTALCDKKQTRFAHQTVNGNSAITNVTASAASANTPGNLVVKTATVNVVGPNGKQTRAILFIDDGSHRSWVTRSISKLLDLKVVAVENIGTRVFKQRKPNPVEKTNSVELTFRGTWHGAPLVKITALETDYIGDTGPYAHTTFAQKLWLDNERMADDRFETNSQEKDVGILIGVDQMFEIIPNEAAIQSPCGLRAYNTKLGRMIVGPSKEKNSKKGKALIQQMLQCSSFSAQSVASYAAGCLNSNYTFTTLPEEKEKTPDVKEKKESSSPHPTSIEEISIENSIIKKEKKKIVKEELKRQTDFDLSLFWKLEHFAILDDCDAVEPDDPLGSFGDKITRQEDGRYCTPIPWKTDKWRLEKNFLMAKGRLESLLNRLKKTPALLSAYHQEIEQLRVQNFVEKADLNYDGLHTYLPHHPVIRQDKTTTKIRPVFDGAAKSKFGPSLNDVLETGPNLNPDLLAVLMRFRLNRIAWIADIEKAFLNIALHPEDSEAVRFLWVTEPETSGSPLVAYKWKRVPFGLSSSPFLLRVTLNKHLDGMEPLYSTTVKQLKEQIYVDDYLGGADSIPTAKNRIQETKAIFQEAKLNMRSWVTNDKTLRKFLSEKGLINPIVKIFTQKLEEGQPKVLGIRWDTESDTFQFDPAPIIEAATELGDLVTKRNILRISARVFDPIGFLAPTTLLLKIIYQKLWEAEIDWDVEAPPEIAQTWITAMTGLNEFAKLKIPRWIGHSKRVIQSAEIHVFGDASEAAYGAVAYARLQTKNNETSIHFLASKTKVAPLPKKKVTLPRLELLGSLLAARLGEKLKNFLHTESWRTIFWTDSLVALGWIRGDPNRWKPFVRNQVEAIRKLSGVSWWRHCPGIHNPADLASRGAPASALVHSELWWNGPPWLKEETEWPDSTPDAGETSIHEKIEAEAKGKTVIMSVATVEPATPMEWQLERIPSWNRLLRRTAWMLRFLHKNRPINRTQIRTPIKIGDEKEILVDHLTVEELTKAELLIYRQLQKEAFPKTFQDLQEGRQPHHKEKIAKLRPVWDERDKLIRVTGRVELALRDRDIEPAILLPTHHPVVKLLIADRHVSLKHAGVKTTLSDLRERFWIIKGRQQTKSVWHACVKCQRLTSPPFTEVAAPLPLNRLKQAKAFEITGVDFAGPLYYKHPISRKKRKQAELTTSVDPPQTDDPSVETPAEPPAMEQTEEKENLQPDDSGKKKKGTIKQPKSYACLFTCAVTRAVHLELTKTMSARDFLLAFRRFSARRGLEIRSSDP